From the Synergistaceae bacterium genome, the window AATGCGGCCCGCTGTATGGTCGTCAGTGATGATATTACAGCTAGATATTTATTAGAACGCGGTCATATGGACGAAAAAATGCGCATTATGTGCCGTGAAAATATAAATCCTTTCACAGCCTTAAGACTTCTTACACTAAGCCCGGCAGAATATTTCAGGCTTTATGACAGGGGCCTTATTGCACCGGGTAAGCTCGCAGATTTTGCTATTCTTGAAGATAAAGAAATAAATCAAGATTTCAGCGTTAAATATGTCTGGAAAAATGGCCGCTTAATAGTCAAGGACGGAGATATTTTCACAATGAATGAAGATTTGCATTTAGCTCCGGCGATAAAAACTAGAATCACTAACATTCCCACTCTTGAGCAAATAAAACTCGATATAAATAATAAAATTATTCGGGCAATCGGGATAACACAAGGCAGCATTATTACTAAATCGCTTGAAATTGACACGTCTCAAGGAAAAAATTTAGTTGATTTAGCTAAAATTATAGTGCTTGAACGTCATAATAACACAGGGCGGTTCGGCGTGGGCTTCGTTAAGGGATTGGGCATAAAAACGGGTGCAATAGGCTCAAGTGTTGCGCATGACGCTCATAATTTCGTAGTCGCCGGTGCTGATGATAAAAGCATTATTACTGCATTAAATGAACTTGCAAACATGGGCGGCGGACTTGTTTTAACTCAGGGGGATAATGTAATTAATTCTTTTGCGCTTCCAATCGGGGGACTTATGAGTTATCTTAAGGCTGAACAGGTAGCGAGCGAGCTCACAAAAATGGAAGATACTGCAAAAAATTTAGGCGTGGAAATCCCTCATCCGTTTATGGTGCTTTCTTTCTTGTGCTTAAGCGTTATCGGTGAACTTAGAATTACTGATTTGGGCTATATCGATATTACTAAAGGAGGCAGGCAGGATTTATTTGTGAATTAATTACACACTTCATTATGCCTAGCGCAAGCGTCCAGTACATAGCGCGGAACGCGCGCCCGGGGTATGCATAAAATTTGATTTGTGGGATAATGAGGCAAAAAATTTTTAGGAGCGTGATATTATGTCATTATTTAAGCTGAATGAGAATAATACTACTTTTATGACTGAAGTTCTTGCAGGCCTCACGACATTTTTAACGATGTCATATATTATCATTGTCAATCCTGACATTTTAAGCGCAACGGGTATGGACAAGAATGCACTTGTTATAATAACTTGTCTTGCGTCTGCACTGGGAACGTTCTTAATGGCAATATTTGCAAATTATCCGATTGCACTTGCTCCGGGTATGGGCTTGAATGCGTTTTTTGCGTTCGGTGTCGTCTTAAATATGAAGATTAACGGCGAGCCTGTTACTTGGCAGATGGCACTCGCGGCGGTATTAATTGAGGGAGCTATTTTTGCGGTGCTTACTCTCACAAATATTCGTGAAGCTATAATGAATTCAATTCCTAAATCCTTAAAAATTGGCATTTCTGCGGGGATTGGCTTATTTATTGCGTTCATAGGGCTTCAATCTTCAGGAATAATCACAAACAATGACGCTACACTCGTGGGACTGGGCAGAATAAGTAATAATATTCCCATGATGTTAAGTATGCTGGGACTGTTTATAATGAGCGTGTTGACGGCCTTAAAAGTAAAAGCGGCTTTATTAATCGGCATGGTAATAATTACAGGGCTTTCTATGTATCTGGGATTAACGCCCCTCCCTGAAAAAATTTTCTCAATGCCTGATTTAAATTCTATTGCGCCTATAACAGGCCATCTTGATTTCAGCATGATAAAAACTCCTGAATTCTGGGTAGTAGTATTCGCGTTCTTCTTTGTAGATTTCTTTGACACTCTGGGAACTCTAGTCGGTGTGTGTTCGAGGTCGGGATTACTTGACGAAAACGGAAATTTACCGCGCGCTAAAGGTGCACTCATGGCCGACGCTGTTGCAACTATGGCAGGGGCTGTTATGGGAACTAGTACAGTTACAAGTTATGTAGAAAGCTCTAGTGGTGTAGCTCAGGGAGGCAGAACGGGCTTGACTGCTTTGACGACTGCTTTATTATTTATTGCCGCTATATTCTTTACGCCTCTAGTTACTATTGTACCGGGATATGCGACTGCTCCGGCTTTAATTCTCGTAGGCGTTTACATGATGATGTCTTTGCGAGATATTAATTATGACGACTGGACGGAGTTAATTCCTTCTTTAGTGGGTTTCTTTATGATGCCGTTTGCCTATTCTATTGCTGTAGGTATTGAGTTCGCTATAATTCTTTACACAACTATGAAGATTTTCACCGGTAAATTCAAAGATGTATCATTCTTAATGCTTGCTCTTACCATATTATTTATCGTATATGAATTCTTTCTTAAGGCATAAAAAAACTCCCTGAGCTGTTCATAAACTCGGGGAGAAATTTATTTATTTATTCAAGCTATTCTCTTATATCGAGTTCGCTCTCAGTCGTTACAACTACTTTTGCGCCGGTTGCCTCGACTGGGACATTCTCGAATATACTTCCGTTAGTTATTATCGTGTCTGCAAGATTTTTTGCGTCTGCGTCCCTCATCGTATCGTCTGCATGGTTCCAGCTAAAATTATGCTCTTTGCCGTCCTCACACTTGAAAGTCATTACAAGTTTCTTGTTGTTCGCCATCTCTCTCACCTCCTTAACTTTTTTACGAGCTTAAACTATACGCCCTCAACAAGAAAATCAACGTGCGTTTTTTCTACGCCTAATACTGCTTTGCTTAGACACGGCGTTAATGCGTTTATGATATTCTGCGCCTTCTGTGCCGTCTCACTGGTAAAATCTGCTATCTTGAGAGTTCCCAGATTGAGATTTACCGATTTGATTTTGCCCTCGCTGTCAGTGCCGTTATTGAGTTTGATAC encodes:
- a CDS encoding NCS2 family permease translates to MSLFKLNENNTTFMTEVLAGLTTFLTMSYIIIVNPDILSATGMDKNALVIITCLASALGTFLMAIFANYPIALAPGMGLNAFFAFGVVLNMKINGEPVTWQMALAAVLIEGAIFAVLTLTNIREAIMNSIPKSLKIGISAGIGLFIAFIGLQSSGIITNNDATLVGLGRISNNIPMMLSMLGLFIMSVLTALKVKAALLIGMVIITGLSMYLGLTPLPEKIFSMPDLNSIAPITGHLDFSMIKTPEFWVVVFAFFFVDFFDTLGTLVGVCSRSGLLDENGNLPRAKGALMADAVATMAGAVMGTSTVTSYVESSSGVAQGGRTGLTALTTALLFIAAIFFTPLVTIVPGYATAPALILVGVYMMMSLRDINYDDWTELIPSLVGFFMMPFAYSIAVGIEFAIILYTTMKIFTGKFKDVSFLMLALTILFIVYEFFLKA
- a CDS encoding DUF2922 family protein, which gives rise to MANNKKLVMTFKCEDGKEHNFSWNHADDTMRDADAKNLADTIITNGSIFENVPVEATGAKVVVTTESELDIRE
- the ade gene encoding adenine deaminase; this encodes MIKFAAVARGDLQADTIIHNANIANIFTQNYELADIAIYSGKIAGIGKYSDAKTHFDAQGRALIPGMIDGHIHIEDTMMTPANFADIAALHGTSAVMADPHEISNALGVNGLEYMFAASRSLPIDIFFGAPSCVPASEFETPFQELDMNSIKNFFDTALTQHLGEMMNYPAVINGDPEAWGKILAAGNRPLTGHAPGVSGKNLNAYMCSGIDSDHECTNLDEAREKLSRGMWLMIREGAAFPDLKTLLPLIRENPLNAARCMVVSDDITARYLLERGHMDEKMRIMCRENINPFTALRLLTLSPAEYFRLYDRGLIAPGKLADFAILEDKEINQDFSVKYVWKNGRLIVKDGDIFTMNEDLHLAPAIKTRITNIPTLEQIKLDINNKIIRAIGITQGSIITKSLEIDTSQGKNLVDLAKIIVLERHNNTGRFGVGFVKGLGIKTGAIGSSVAHDAHNFVVAGADDKSIITALNELANMGGGLVLTQGDNVINSFALPIGGLMSYLKAEQVASELTKMEDTAKNLGVEIPHPFMVLSFLCLSVIGELRITDLGYIDITKGGRQDLFVN